The Pedobacter cryoconitis genome includes a window with the following:
- a CDS encoding HYC_CC_PP family protein, which translates to MKLKQKIALGLCAFYLISVIGVALSLHFCGGQLSGIHLTEVAHCGGCNEAEKSVKKEDSCCKNTKVDAKIKDSHQTGLKIDVPKNHSLPVLISSYISELLSFVLPQLFSKIKEEAPPLSARVALHAYNCVFRN; encoded by the coding sequence ATGAAACTGAAACAAAAGATAGCTTTAGGATTATGTGCCTTTTACCTGATTAGCGTAATTGGTGTTGCCCTGAGCCTGCATTTTTGCGGGGGACAGTTATCTGGAATTCATTTGACGGAAGTTGCCCATTGTGGCGGCTGTAATGAAGCGGAAAAATCGGTTAAAAAAGAAGATTCCTGCTGTAAAAACACTAAGGTTGATGCTAAAATCAAAGACAGTCACCAGACAGGTCTGAAAATTGATGTTCCTAAAAATCATAGTCTTCCGGTATTAATCTCTTCTTATATTTCAGAACTGTTGTCTTTTGTTTTACCGCAGTTATTTAGTAAAATTAAAGAGGAAGCCCCTCCTTTATCCGCGCGGGTCGCCCTGCATGCCTACAACTGCGTTTTCAGAAATTAG